The following coding sequences are from one Paenibacillus sp. JDR-2 window:
- a CDS encoding glycoside hydrolase, whose translation MKSKFTWMVTTTVLTALLTGCANGSNNQTSPAETGTLVPIQQASLPAGEPFEFEVDPATFALTIIKDGVREQASLPQPKSKVTNWIKKDNSVSWTYPGMMNISVTKKDNYLDIQLESIGAESFEWPIVQADSYMLPFGEGKRIPADDKDWQTFLHDQTYTFSESFSMDFFALNNKSFSMVYLVNNKFNDEFHFDTDPSVQMQFTHEFPSINPDKSYGFRLYVTGNDPQQIVQPYKNKIIESGNFVTLEQKADQNPNIRKLYGAPQIYLWSPNILTEENVNWPKMRTVLNGKLGSWLKHLMDETADGGSELADTLMQVSGQDYMDNYQKKVVLSALNQAVRMKDFYSAEMFPDTGKEATALIQQGLSSLSEQKLYELNKLLLKDILGDAAADLKDWGQAGSTELIKSMHDSGIDKAWIGLSNWADGLINPEMVNEAASDGYLIAPYDSYHSIQEKPDPSWNTASFPDSALYEEATITRKDGSKIAGFLNRGRKLNPTLALPSVKQRAESILKEGISFNSWFVDCDATGEIFDDYSPAHLTTQAQDLDARLQRLNYYAKDKQMVVGSEGGNDYASGVIAYAQGIESPIIAWGDPDMRDNKDSEYYVGGYYAMSGIPERYSKAVPVKPLYDKVYLDPTYSLPLYKLVYNNSVITTNHWEWGSYKIKGAEAERMLYELLYNAPPLYHLDEAAWKQQQASITGFLKVWSPFHSMAVMQEMTKFSVLSDDRLVQSAEYGGQLKVTVNFSDKDFTADGQTVKAKSAVITEDGKTTVFDAQANAKLLTAK comes from the coding sequence ATGAAATCAAAATTTACGTGGATGGTTACCACTACCGTGTTAACCGCGCTATTAACCGGTTGCGCCAACGGCAGCAACAACCAGACTTCGCCAGCGGAAACCGGGACGCTAGTGCCGATTCAGCAAGCATCGCTCCCTGCAGGCGAACCGTTTGAGTTCGAAGTTGATCCCGCTACCTTTGCGCTTACCATTATCAAGGACGGAGTAAGAGAACAAGCATCTCTGCCGCAGCCAAAGTCGAAGGTAACGAATTGGATCAAGAAAGACAACTCGGTATCCTGGACCTATCCGGGCATGATGAATATCTCGGTTACCAAGAAGGACAATTATCTCGATATCCAACTGGAATCCATCGGTGCCGAATCCTTCGAGTGGCCAATTGTTCAAGCGGACAGCTACATGCTGCCGTTCGGAGAAGGCAAGCGAATTCCCGCGGATGACAAGGATTGGCAAACCTTTCTCCACGATCAGACTTATACGTTCAGCGAGTCGTTCTCAATGGACTTTTTCGCATTAAATAATAAATCGTTCTCCATGGTTTATCTGGTCAATAACAAATTTAACGACGAGTTTCACTTCGACACGGATCCATCGGTGCAAATGCAATTTACGCATGAATTTCCTTCGATTAACCCGGACAAAAGCTATGGCTTCCGCCTTTATGTAACAGGCAATGACCCTCAGCAGATCGTTCAACCCTATAAAAACAAAATAATAGAGAGCGGCAACTTCGTTACCCTGGAACAGAAAGCCGATCAAAATCCGAATATCCGGAAGCTTTACGGAGCACCGCAAATTTACTTGTGGAGTCCCAATATTTTGACCGAAGAGAATGTAAATTGGCCGAAAATGAGAACCGTGCTGAACGGCAAGCTTGGATCGTGGCTTAAGCATCTGATGGATGAAACCGCGGACGGCGGCAGCGAGCTCGCAGATACGCTTATGCAGGTGTCCGGCCAGGATTATATGGATAATTATCAGAAAAAGGTTGTGCTAAGCGCGCTTAATCAGGCTGTCCGAATGAAAGACTTCTATTCTGCCGAGATGTTCCCGGATACGGGCAAGGAAGCAACCGCCCTTATTCAACAAGGCTTGTCCAGCCTAAGCGAACAAAAGCTGTATGAGCTAAACAAGCTGCTGTTAAAAGACATCCTAGGTGACGCGGCAGCCGATTTAAAAGACTGGGGTCAAGCCGGCTCGACCGAACTGATCAAATCTATGCATGACTCCGGTATCGATAAAGCCTGGATTGGTCTCTCGAACTGGGCGGATGGCTTGATTAATCCGGAAATGGTGAACGAAGCGGCAAGCGACGGTTATCTTATTGCCCCTTACGATTCCTACCATTCGATTCAGGAGAAGCCGGATCCATCCTGGAATACGGCTTCCTTCCCGGATTCAGCTCTCTATGAGGAAGCTACCATTACCCGGAAAGACGGCTCGAAGATAGCCGGTTTCCTTAACCGGGGCCGTAAACTTAATCCTACATTAGCTTTGCCTAGTGTCAAGCAGCGCGCCGAGAGTATTCTGAAGGAAGGGATTTCCTTTAATTCCTGGTTTGTCGACTGCGATGCGACGGGTGAAATCTTTGACGATTACTCCCCTGCCCATCTGACGACGCAGGCGCAGGATCTTGACGCGCGGCTTCAAAGGCTTAATTATTATGCGAAAGACAAGCAAATGGTCGTTGGCTCCGAAGGCGGCAACGACTACGCCAGCGGTGTCATCGCGTACGCGCAAGGGATAGAAAGTCCGATTATTGCCTGGGGAGATCCCGATATGCGCGATAACAAAGACAGCGAATATTACGTTGGCGGTTATTATGCCATGTCGGGGATTCCGGAACGTTACAGCAAAGCCGTGCCGGTAAAACCGTTGTACGATAAAGTGTATCTGGACCCTACCTACTCTCTGCCCCTCTACAAGCTGGTTTACAACAATTCCGTTATTACAACTAATCATTGGGAATGGGGCAGTTACAAAATCAAAGGAGCCGAAGCGGAACGGATGCTGTATGAGCTTTTATACAACGCTCCTCCTTTGTACCATTTGGACGAAGCGGCATGGAAACAGCAGCAAGCCAGCATTACCGGCTTCCTGAAGGTATGGTCTCCGTTCCACAGCATGGCCGTAATGCAAGAGATGACGAAATTCTCGGTATTGTCCGATGACCGACTCGTGCAAAGCGCCGAATACGGCGGTCAATTAAAGGTTACCGTCAATTTCTCTGACAAAGATTTCACCGCGGATGGTCAAACGGTAAAAGCCAAATCGGCCGTTATTACCGAAGACGGAAAAACTACGGTTTTTGACGCGCAGGCCAATGCAAAGCTGCTAACGGCAAAATAA
- a CDS encoding response regulator transcription factor, translating to MYLLLADDEPMMLQILKSYFIKEGFNVLTAGDGEEALEMFYEHQVDLAVLDWMMPKVSGVEVCKEIKKVSRTKVLLLTAKGEPEDELYALNAGADDYVRKPFDPRVLIARACKLLNWASQLRSGDLVVDMEAQKIYRDGSDVQATSKEFQLMKYLIQNKGQIVPRKMLLDQVWGFDYYGDDRTVDTHIRRLREKIGETRIKTFRGLGYSLEEHPDE from the coding sequence ATGTACTTGCTGCTGGCCGATGACGAGCCGATGATGCTGCAAATTTTAAAAAGCTATTTTATTAAAGAGGGATTTAACGTGCTGACAGCCGGGGATGGCGAAGAAGCGCTGGAGATGTTTTACGAGCATCAGGTGGATCTTGCCGTATTGGACTGGATGATGCCGAAGGTGAGCGGGGTAGAGGTATGCAAGGAAATCAAGAAGGTCAGCCGGACCAAGGTGCTGCTCCTGACGGCCAAAGGCGAACCGGAAGACGAACTTTACGCCCTAAATGCCGGCGCGGACGATTATGTGCGGAAGCCGTTTGATCCAAGAGTGCTGATTGCCCGTGCTTGTAAATTGTTGAATTGGGCCTCTCAGCTGCGGTCAGGCGATCTGGTGGTGGATATGGAGGCTCAGAAAATATACCGTGACGGAAGCGATGTGCAGGCTACTTCGAAGGAGTTCCAGTTAATGAAGTATCTCATCCAAAATAAGGGTCAGATCGTACCCAGGAAAATGCTGCTGGATCAGGTATGGGGATTCGACTACTACGGAGACGACCGGACTGTGGATACCCATATCCGCAGGCTGCGGGAGAAAATCGGGGAGACCCGGATTAAGACGTTCAGGGGCTTAGGATATAGTCTGGAGGAGCATCCGGATGAGTAA
- a CDS encoding sensor histidine kinase: MSKLSYKLITRITLTLVTVFILTFAMNTYFLPKYFLYQKKEKLASLTAELSSVPANALDSLVQKLEQTRGVTIVYTSMTQNADDLNDQILRQLNRKGITLSKFWLSEENVALLREGKRVNKLYDQAKLKSSFLVNFLPSGGNVLAVGESISYSKETIGIVNRFNLYIWASMLLLLIILSALYTARIVKPLEKLNDTARSIADLSFTHANIRTGDEIESLAGSINRMSDKLKASQQSLEARNANLRTFIADISHELKTPLSLIQAYAAGIQDGLDDGTYAEVIGRQTKHMAGMIDQLLELSRLQTEVYELMPTEFRRLLTTTIDDYRAAFRHKNMELIVDDKLPGEAWVMADNRKLESVLRNLLSNALKYAEGEWVRVAAEVQSSAVHFSILNEADTSQEAKWGQVWEPFFVLEESRSKQLSGTGLGLSITASILRKHHANYGHVAQDGRVEFYFSLSVMEL; encoded by the coding sequence ATGAGTAAGCTCAGCTATAAGCTGATTACCCGTATTACGCTGACTCTCGTCACGGTATTTATTTTGACTTTTGCGATGAATACTTATTTTTTGCCGAAATATTTTTTATATCAGAAGAAAGAGAAGCTGGCGTCCCTGACTGCCGAGCTGTCTAGCGTGCCCGCTAATGCGCTGGACTCGCTGGTCCAGAAGCTGGAGCAGACGAGGGGCGTAACGATTGTCTATACGAGCATGACTCAGAACGCGGATGACTTAAACGACCAGATTTTGCGGCAATTGAACCGGAAGGGAATCACGTTAAGCAAGTTCTGGTTAAGCGAAGAAAATGTCGCCCTGCTGCGAGAGGGCAAGCGGGTAAACAAGCTATATGATCAAGCTAAGCTGAAGTCCAGCTTCCTTGTTAATTTCCTGCCGTCCGGCGGCAACGTGCTGGCGGTTGGAGAGTCGATCTCCTATTCAAAGGAGACGATTGGGATTGTGAACCGGTTTAATCTGTATATTTGGGCAAGTATGCTGCTGCTGTTGATCATCCTGTCAGCCTTGTATACGGCAAGGATCGTGAAGCCGCTGGAGAAGCTGAACGATACGGCTAGGTCTATTGCCGATTTATCCTTCACCCATGCGAATATCCGGACAGGGGATGAGATTGAATCATTGGCAGGCAGCATTAACCGAATGAGCGATAAGCTGAAAGCTTCCCAGCAGTCGCTGGAGGCAAGAAACGCGAATCTGCGGACGTTTATAGCCGATATCTCGCATGAGCTTAAAACTCCGCTGTCCTTGATTCAAGCCTATGCGGCGGGTATTCAGGACGGTCTTGACGATGGAACGTACGCCGAAGTCATCGGACGCCAAACGAAGCATATGGCAGGAATGATTGATCAACTGCTCGAGCTGTCTAGGCTGCAGACGGAAGTTTACGAGCTTATGCCAACAGAGTTCCGCCGGCTGCTGACAACAACGATTGATGATTACCGCGCAGCCTTTCGTCATAAGAATATGGAGCTGATCGTGGACGACAAGCTTCCAGGCGAAGCTTGGGTCATGGCAGACAACCGCAAGCTCGAATCCGTTCTGCGCAATCTGCTCTCCAATGCATTGAAATATGCCGAAGGGGAGTGGGTCCGCGTTGCCGCGGAAGTCCAATCGTCCGCCGTTCATTTCAGCATTTTGAATGAAGCGGATACAAGCCAGGAAGCGAAGTGGGGGCAGGTATGGGAGCCTTTCTTCGTCTTGGAAGAATCCCGCAGCAAACAATTAAGCGGCACAGGACTTGGTCTATCCATCACCGCATCCATACTGCGGAAGCATCATGCGAATTACGGGCATGTGGCGCAGGATGGAAGGGTGGAGTTTTATTTTTCATTGAGCGTGATGGAGTTATAA
- a CDS encoding SDR family oxidoreductase translates to MSYLYYPYIGWKQQCTNVPLVFPAQHQNRHPGFEYPMNPRPLSDNPYYKGSGKLKDKVAIISGGDSGIGRAVAIAFAKEGADLVIPYLDEHRDAEETKQMITKLGRKCVMMPIDLRIEENCKTVVDTTIKTFGKLNILVNNHGVQFHKKSILEITREQLMNTFQTNIISFFDMTKAALPHLCAGSTIINTTSDTAFSGMANMVDYTATKGAIVSFTRSLSLQLAEKGIRVNAVAPGPTWTPLIPSAFTAEEVTTFATDVPLRRPGQPFELAPTYVLLASDDSSYISGQVYFVNGGSIVT, encoded by the coding sequence ATGTCCTATCTCTATTATCCTTATATCGGCTGGAAGCAGCAATGCACTAACGTGCCGCTCGTATTTCCTGCGCAGCATCAGAACCGTCATCCGGGATTCGAATATCCGATGAATCCACGCCCCTTATCGGATAATCCGTATTATAAAGGAAGCGGAAAGCTTAAAGATAAGGTGGCTATCATTTCCGGTGGAGACAGCGGAATCGGCCGGGCCGTAGCGATTGCTTTTGCCAAGGAAGGGGCGGATCTGGTTATTCCTTATCTGGATGAGCACCGGGATGCGGAAGAAACCAAACAGATGATCACCAAGCTTGGACGAAAATGCGTAATGATGCCTATCGATTTACGGATTGAGGAGAATTGCAAGACCGTCGTGGATACAACGATCAAGACATTCGGAAAATTAAATATATTGGTGAACAATCATGGCGTCCAGTTTCATAAGAAAAGCATTCTGGAAATTACGCGGGAACAGTTGATGAATACTTTCCAGACGAATATCATCTCTTTTTTCGATATGACCAAAGCGGCCTTGCCTCATCTCTGCGCGGGAAGCACGATAATTAATACAACTTCGGATACGGCATTTTCGGGAATGGCCAATATGGTCGATTATACCGCAACCAAAGGGGCAATCGTCTCGTTTACACGCTCATTATCGTTGCAGCTGGCTGAGAAGGGGATCCGGGTAAACGCCGTAGCGCCGGGTCCAACCTGGACACCCTTAATCCCTTCGGCATTTACTGCAGAAGAGGTAACAACATTCGCTACCGACGTTCCCTTAAGACGTCCGGGGCAGCCATTTGAGCTTGCGCCAACATACGTGCTGCTGGCATCAGACGATTCATCCTACATATCGGGACAGGTGTACTTCGTTAATGGCGGCTCGATTGTCACATAG
- a CDS encoding GlcG/HbpS family heme-binding protein, producing the protein MKLTLEIAKHLLAVAEHKAVQLGLACDIAIADEGANLVAFHRMDNARIGDIEVCQSKAWTSAG; encoded by the coding sequence ATGAAGCTTACTTTAGAGATTGCCAAGCATCTGCTTGCGGTTGCAGAACATAAAGCCGTTCAGCTGGGGCTTGCTTGTGATATCGCCATTGCAGACGAAGGGGCTAATCTGGTTGCCTTCCACCGCATGGATAACGCCAGAATTGGGGATATCGAGGTTTGCCAGAGCAAAGCCTGGACGAGTGCAGGATAG